The sequence tttttttttttttttttttttttttttttttgtattttttagttACAAATTAAAtcaaaacttaaaaaaaaaaaatcaattcAAACattaatttaaagaaatatatctaaattaattttaaatataagtatttatataaatcaatttctataagttttttttttttagatattgatcttcaattttttatcccaattatataattaataaataaaatataaaaatagcaTATACATACACTTTAAcagtttatatattaaaaatatatagtaatacattaatttattatataattattttggcctgtattattttttgtaatatcaTAGGCTTATTCTAGTATAATAATCTTTAAAATAATGGATTTTCTTTTGTATAAAGttctataataaaataaaataaaaatatgtatatataacttACACACACACTTTTTTTATCTAGCATTgtgtatattatatatatatatatatatatatatatattttttttaattatttcaaatattattttaaatcatATATAGCTTAAAacttgaaaaattatatatataaaattttaatttttattatatatatttaacttAAAACTtcattttacaaaaaaaaacctTCAGTAACAAATATTATTCTGTAGTTTTATTAACATATCCCTGTTTTCGAAAATTTCgttcttttattaataaaattaattttatcaaaaaaaaaaaaagaaaaaaaaaaagataaatcaAAAATGTATTAGATTTTTTCttgtaaaattataaattaaaaatgcaaaaataataacattataaattttctttaaaaactttctttaaatttattcaaaaaaatttcataacGACACAGTAAAAAAGCAAGGATGTTCTTTtacataataatttatctCTTCTTACCAAACTTTacatgtaaaaatatatgcatataataataattttttatttttagcttttcatataaaaatgcagaaattaaattttttaaaattatttacattaatttaaaatttacatattatagctagaaataaaaatttaattgatTAGATTTTTAAAAGCTAATTATGTTTTAAAAgtgtagaaaaaaaaaaaaaattttaatttaaaaggatagaaattaaaaaaaaaattttcaataaaaaaataagataaaaatatatgaataaatttaaaataattactaattttaaaaattttataaggtagaaataaaatatgaaaatatatgaataaatcTTTATGcataatataaatgtataattATGTATATTCTGAATCTAAAAGACTATctcatttttttgtaaatgcttaaaaatttgaaagttttttcattaaaattttcatagtTTAAATAAGAACAAAAACAAAGGTAACTCATCTTGTCATTAcgaatatttataattttttactttctcataaaaatattggtGAAATGAACTATAAGGCATTAATTCAGGATGGAACACTGTTCCCAAACAATTATTTTGTTCAACAgctttcaaaaaaaataaaataaaataaaaagttaaacatattatataaatgaaattaaaatactatttataaatgttaaaataatgttgccaatttatatatttttttaccaGCTATAATGTTGGAGCCAGTTTCTTCATGTGTGAAAGTTGCTAATATTTGAAcctaaaaaaaagttaaaattcaaatttgtaaatatatatgcttataataattttttttttaaaggagATATACATCATCtgataaaatttcttttatatatggGGCTCTTATACAAGCAGCTCTcaaatttttgttaaaaatattattgtatgaattaatatttaagGAGCATATAAAGCTATCATTCTGTAAACGtaaatagagaaaaaaaaaaaagccaataaaagtaaaatttaaaaatttaatgaaataaaaaaaagaaaaaaggatTTATGAAAGctggtttttttttttttttttttttaaacttgaGATCCATAAAAATTCCTGCAAATCGCAATATCCAACCCTCCCAAAGAAAAATTCTTCCCATATTCACTATACATTTCAATGTTTTCAACTTGTTTTGATAATAGTATACAGCCTacattaaaagtaaaaaaataatcaaacTAATACTAATATAAGAactttttatcaaaaaataaaaaaaattattttgaattaaattccttattttatttaattcttattcttatttttttctttttctttaaccTGCACAAGTTCCCCAAACTGGATTTTGCTCCACATGGATGAAATTCTTAATAGCctacaataatttttaaagaatttataaataaatattatttgtttttattatatacttatatttttaattcaataaaattaatgtCTCATTTTACATTATAAAGGGATTCATTATCATAAGCAAAACATTTTCTTAATGTTGTCGATTCTCCTCCTGGTATAACTAGACCATCACATCCACATAAATCTATTTTATCTCTAaccttttaaaataaaaaaattttattactaaattaatctttttatatttaagtaTATACATCTTGCTTTACTTCTTTAATTTGTAATGATGGCTCTTCTAATTTAAGAAAATGACTTATATGAGGTTGAAAATCTCCTTGCAAAGATAGAACTCCAATAGTAACTCCTGacatttttgaaaaattagaaGCTGTACACAaatgtataatatatatatcaatgaaaaattgatattatttaatatattaaaatattataccacaaaaataagttatataaaaaaagtattattttaattttaatcaTTAACTATTAATTAAcattagaaaatattaatattattaataaacattcaaattaaataaaaaaaaaaaatcctaatatacattttacattttaaaatataaaagtaaaaatagaataattaaatgaaattaaaaaaaaataatttaagttttaaaatttttttttaaaatttaaaagaaaaaattaaaaaaagaaacataCATAATTAAACAAATTTGTACAATTACTTAAAAATtcacatttatataaatatacatgAACAATTAAATGCACAACtaaaaacagaaaaaaaagagaaaatatttttatttttctatttttttttttaaataatgaaaaatcaCATCAAATTTAAAGGAATAAtcttttcaaaaataaaataaaaaaatagatgaaaTGAGGGAATAAGatattgatataaaaaaatgatagaaaaaaaaaaaaaaagagaaaaaagtatataaatataacttcttaaaaaattttataatttttttttgtttctaaAATGTCTTTAAGTTTGCATACAAATTATGgtgatataaaaatagagCTGTTTTGTTATGAGGCTCCAAAAACTTGTAAGgtgagaaaaaaaagaagagagaacattttttaaagaaatcataaaaaatattttaaatatattacattttacatttatattaaaatattaagatAATTTACTTTAGAATTTTTTAGCATTATGTGCCTCTGGATATTACGATAACACAAAATTTCACAggttttaagaaaaatattttttaatacataaaggaacttatatttatttaaaattttccttttttttagaaatataaaagGTTTTGCAATACAAGGAGGAGATCCAACAAATACAGGAAAGGGAGGAGAAAGTATTTATGGAAAATATTTTGAAGATGAATTTGATTCAACATTAAAGGTTTGATAActataacataaaaaaaaatatttatattagaaACTTTCATAATTGATAACcttcagaaaaaaataactttttattatctaagttttaaaaaataattatccACTCATATTTAtctatacttttttttatacagcATGACAAAAGAGGAATTGTTTCAATGGCAAATAAAGGAAAACCAAATACAAATGGAtctcaattttttataacttatTCTAGACAACCACATCTAAATGGAATTTATCCTGTTTTTGGAAagtagaaaaagaaaaaaaaagatgagaaaaaataaatgcatttaaaaaataattaaaactaaaaagtatataaaataGTACATTTTCTGTTATTCTAAGATGCCATTATcaatataaagataaaaaattttacattttttgaaaatatatatgtgtatattattataaaaaagtgaaaataaaatatatttatatataaataattccTCATAATAggcaattttttctttataactCAAAACGATTTCTATCATTAGttctattttcttttattaaaaaaatatttttagggTTATAGATGGCATGGATGTCTTATCTGTTCTTGAAAATGGTATggcatttatatatatatttaaacaaataataataaaaaaaaaataaaataaataaattatattattattattacttatatattttattttattttttattaatttcatagAACCAGTTGGTGAAAAAAATAGGCCAATAAAAGATATTGTAATAGAGTCTGTAACAATACATGCAAATCCAATTGCTGAAGATGAAGCtatttcaaattaaatatttcaaaagtttttttttttttttttttctcgtTTTATAACTAATTCCACAAGGTTATAACTCATCAAGAAGTtgatttttttgtttaataacattagttttattaaattttaatttatctgtAATGGGACCACTTATATGCAAATCGTAACCAACATTGAAACAAtctaataaaataacaaatattattaataatataaaaagaaaaacaaaaaatttccaaatttttttaaaaaaacgaaaattaaaacaatttATGTCTACACAGCTAATACTATAATCTGCTCCTGCagctaataaaaatttatcatttttagtAAAGCACATAGCAGTAATTGGTAATTcatgttttttaaaatgtgCTAAAAGAGAATATTTAGAATTATATAGTTTCAGAGATCCTGTACTAAATCCTAAagctaaaaaattttcattggTACTAATAGCCATGTTACAACATGGTCTTTCATCTAACCATATTAAGTTTTGTTTTACACAAGAAAACTTGTCCTTTTTATCATTGTAGTAAATACTCCATATGATTAAAAAACTATTTCCTCTAGCACTAGAAGCTGCAGTTAATAAAGTGTATGTATATTCCCTTATTAAATCTGActtctttaaaaatttacaacAACGAAAAATCAATTtatcatctttatttttgGGATTTTTCATAAACTCAGTATGCAGATTAATATACCTAAAAGTATCccatatttttaaagaataatcAGATGAACAAGTGGATATAACTTTTTCGTCAAAAGATATATCACAATCTTTTATACTTTCATCATGACCTATGTAATCACCCAAATGTTCTATGGCTTGTTTTGAatctaaatataaattattatttacagGTATACAGCTAGAATCCtttgtaaattttaatttccaTAGCCTTAATGTTTTATCATCTCCTCCTGTTAATATAAAATCTTCATTTCCAGAAAATTTTACAACTATCTGCCTAGGGTTTTTTTCACTAAAATcagtaataaaatttaataaaatatttggaCCTGTCTCTTCGtttatttcaaataatatgcattcattttttaatgatcCTATCCATATGTTATATTTCTCTACATATAAAATAGAATCTATAACCCCTTTTTGTTCTGTTGTTGACCATATAGTTTCTagctttttttctttctcatTAAAAATGTTTACATCCAATAAATCTTCAATACCATAACTTTTACCTCCTCCTCCTCCTGATGTTACaacataattttcatttgatGCAATACCATATATaggataatttaaataagatactttaatttcattcatactatataattcatattatatattattattatagttttttttttttttctaactttttttttttctatttataatttattttttgttcttaAACCGTAGATTTATAACTTATTTTGTCTTATATTtctaattttgttttttatatatttaatgctCGTTTATACATTTATAACTTTTTGTGTAACCTTgcattattataaaattttgaggaaacatttatttatatattattttattgtatcTATGAAATtgtttagataaaaaaaaaaaattaaattgatATAATCTAACtagtataaataattattgactaaataatgtttatacttttatgtattaaaaatattttttttttccttaacTATACAAAAAACTTAAGgaataacaaattttatttgaaaaaaaaaaaaaaataataataattttcctAAATTTTAAGTTACAAGAAGTcagaattttttatatatttttttttttaatatatttttattatttttatttttttttttacttttatttttattttattttatttttttttatgcagaaaaaatatgtatcTAAAATTGTGtttaaaagcaaaaaaataattaaaaaaaagatgaattcttattaaatattataagaatTTATATAGCACATACATGtataaaatgtatatatatgttaattaattataaataaccatttatttaatttaaaataaaaatggaaaattttataatttttattcataaatagaacagatttatttttaattttgacaaatctttgataaaaaaaaaaatctattaAACTGTTATATTCAGATTCCTAATGTACATACATGATTCCTTTCTAAGAAAAAGGAAGGAGAAATATGcccattattattaaaaaaatgacttattttttctttaaactCTAGTTTTtctttgtatatatatatatatatatatatatatatatatatgtatatcttttttttcttttttacgATTATTCATTAGATTAAATTATGAATTTATTGTTGttataagaatattttttttttcaaagctgaaaaaaaaaataaaaaagtataaattactgtttccattattttttattattattatatataggaattcaattttttattagttgatagaattttctttttaataaactaTAGTAGAATAAAATttgtttcattttattaattcatatAATAGTTTTTGTCTTActtatttgtattttattttattcatgattgtttacttttaatttttttttttttttttattcaattttttgaaattactttttatattataaggaaaagaaaacaaaaatataataacaaGAGCAAATgcgagaaaaataaaaaagggagttaatagtaataattgttttagaaataatattgtattaataaaaggtatatCAGTACTAGACTTATAATTACTTTATGTTATAGTTACATGGTCAATAgacaaaaattttaataattatattaaaaagagGTATGTTgttaaaaaatgttaaaaaaaactaCGATGTTCTAAcatacagaaaaaaaaattaaataaaaataatagagaaattaaaaaaaaaaaaattcattgtTTATACAATAGTGgagtaaaatatatactatATTATATTCAAGTATCCAATATTAAGTTAAATAAAACAAggattcaaaaaataaaagaaacgaaatatatttaatatatatctaaaaaaaaaaaattttaagataggaaattttttttttacatatttaaaGAGTATATTATAATGATTGAAAAATCTAATAATCCATATTTAAGTATAGATCCTATTGTAGAGAAAAACAAACAACATGCTGAAGAAATACCATTAATACATTCTACATTAAAAAAGGAGGTGGACTTTACTCAAATAGTAGTATATTTAGTAGGGTTATCAGATGGTCTAACTCATTTAGCTTCCTTAGCTATATATTATCTATTTAAAGATTATTTTAGGCTAACTCCATATCAAGTTTCCTTAATATTAATGTACCCATATATTCCATTTATATTAAAGCCAGTCATTGCATTAATAACAGATTCTGTTTCTATATTTGGAATGAGAAGAAAaccatatttatttttattcagtTTGTTTCAATCTTTAAACTTTCTAGCTTTAGCACTACTTAATTTAACAGTTTTTCAGGCtactataattttatttttcatttcattaTGTGCATCCTTTTGTACTACCGTTGCAGAAGCTTTAGTTGTTGAAAGTTCCATTGGAAAAACATATTCACAAGGAACAAATAAGGTAACAGAATTTATTGCATCGAAAGCTGTAGGTAGCTTATCAGTTGCTTATTTTTCTGGTTATTTCTTAGAAAAAATGCCAAGAGAATACATTTTTTTGGCTACATCAATTTTTCCACTAATCATATTAATAtcttgtttatttttaaaggAGAAGGAATATTccacaaataaaaatatttttaatcaaTTATctgatttaataaattttataaatactcCCATATTCTTAGGAccctttttatatatttttgtgtaTATGTCAGGACCAGATTATGATGacgcatttttttttttctgtaccAATAAATTAGGTTTTAGACCTTCTTTTATGGGAACCTTAAGGTTAACTTATGGTATTGCTTCTTTAATAGGTATAATAACTTATCGAATTTTCTTGAAAAATTACAGTTTGAAAAAAACATTAATCATTACTACATTGATCTCTTTTCCCATATATGTTTCTCCAATAGTGCTAactgaaaaaataaataaattcttAGGAATTTCTAATGAACTTTTTGTTTTAAGTGGTGGTTTTTTAATTGAAGCCATTACAGAAATACAATTATTACctctatttattttaacaGCCAATATATGCCAAACAGGTTTAGAAGCTAGTGTTTTTGCAACAATTTTGAGTGTTAAAAATTTAGGTTCTCTGACAAAAAAAGGCACATCATCCTTATTAACTTACTTGATGAGAATAGATAGTTATAATTT comes from Plasmodium relictum strain SGS1 genome assembly, chromosome: 9 and encodes:
- the PDX2 gene encoding pyridoxine biosynthesis protein PDX2, putative — translated: MSGVTIGVLSLQGDFQPHISHFLKLEEPSLQIKEVRDKIDLCGCDGLVIPGGESTTLRKCFAYDNESLYNAIKNFIHVEQNPVWGTCAGCILLSKQVENIEMYSEYGKNFSLGGLDIAICRNFYGSQNDSFICSLNINSYNNIFNKNLRAACIRAPYIKEILSDDVQILATFTHEETGSNIIAAVEQNNCLGTVFHPELMPYSSFHQYFYEKVKNYKYS
- a CDS encoding peptidyl-prolyl cis-trans isomerase, putative; the protein is MSLSLHTNYGDIKIELFCYEAPKTCKNFLALCASGYYDNTKFHRNIKGFAIQGGDPTNTGKGGESIYGKYFEDEFDSTLKHDKRGIVSMANKGKPNTNGSQFFITYSRQPHLNGIYPVFGKVIDGMDVLSVLENEPVGEKNRPIKDIVIESVTIHANPIAEDEAISN
- the SEC12 gene encoding guanine nucleotide-exchange factor SEC12, putative translates to MNEIKVSYLNYPIYGIASNENYVVTSGGGGGKSYGIEDLLDVNIFNEKEKKLETIWSTTEQKGVIDSILYVEKYNIWIGSLKNECILFEINEETGPNILLNFITDFSEKNPRQIVVKFSGNEDFILTGGDDKTLRLWKLKFTKDSSCIPVNNNLYLDSKQAIEHLGDYIGHDESIKDCDISFDEKVISTCSSDYSLKIWDTFRYINLHTEFMKNPKNKDDKLIFRCCKFLKKSDLIREYTYTLLTAASSARGNSFLIIWSIYYNDKKDKFSCVKQNLIWLDERPCCNMAISTNENFLALGFSTGSLKLYNSKYSLLAHFKKHELPITAMCFTKNDKFLLAAGADYSISCVDINCFNFRFFKKIWKFFVFLFILLIIFVILLDCFNVGYDLHISGPITDKLKFNKTNVIKQKNQLLDEL
- the FT2 gene encoding folate transporter 2, putative, whose amino-acid sequence is MIEKSNNPYLSIDPIVEKNKQHAEEIPLIHSTLKKEVDFTQIVVYLVGLSDGLTHLASLAIYYLFKDYFRLTPYQVSLILMYPYIPFILKPVIALITDSVSIFGMRRKPYLFLFSLFQSLNFLALALLNLTVFQATIILFFISLCASFCTTVAEALVVESSIGKTYSQGTNKVTEFIASKAVGSLSVAYFSGYFLEKMPREYIFLATSIFPLIILISCLFLKEKEYSTNKNIFNQLSDLINFINTPIFLGPFLYIFVYMSGPDYDDAFFFFCTNKLGFRPSFMGTLRLTYGIASLIGIITYRIFLKNYSLKKTLIITTLISFPIYVSPIVLTEKINKFLGISNELFVLSGGFLIEAITEIQLLPLFILTANICQTGLEASVFATILSVKNLGSLTKKGTSSLLTYLMRIDSYNFDNMSLYILICGLFLLLSLCLVPLLPNEENIDKLKDKQKAYA